AGGTCATGGCCTTGCTGGTCTGCTTGCCGCTGTGCAGTCTCTACAGAGATCACAATGTCTCCCAAATACAAAGGGAGCGATCGCAGCTCCTCAATTTGGGGACTGTCTACTTCTAAGGCGGCAAAGGCCAGGACATCCGTTGGTTTATCTATGTGCCGATATTGAGCATTCAGCGTTTGGATTTCAGTGTCATCTGTGAGCCGCAAGCTCAGCTCGTAGGCTTGGTCTAAGTCCAAAGGAATTTGCTCCTCTTGCTCGATCTGGCTCAGCGTCTCTAACCAATCCTGAAACCAAGTCTCCCACTTGTCTAAAGTAATGGGAGCTATGGTCAGGGAACCAGGGGCGATCGCTTCAGCTAGAGGCAGTTCTAGCAGCTCTGATTCTACCTCGACACTTTCATCATCAGGAGATGAATAGACGCAATCCTGAACAGTGACTTCAACTTGCACGCTTGAATCTCCGGAACAATCCCATTAGTCAAAATTTTTAGCGAGTGAGATATGCCAAACCCACCAAAACCCCTAACAAAGCCACGGTAGTTAGGGTAAAGTGCCAGATAGATTTGCCGCGCTTGCGCACCATGTTACGCATAGCCAGTTTGACATAACTGGGGGGCGGAGAAGTGTCTGGCGTTGATGGCATCTTGTCACTGGTAGAGTCAGTGGCAGGTGAAGTCACAGCTTCCACTGACGGTTCTACAGATAGCGATTCTACAGCTAAAGGATCTGAATTCATAACCCTCATCACAGCAATTTTGGTTCAGTTAGGTAGGAGTTCACCGCGAAAACAACGGCTAGCCTCCTGCCTCAATGTAACAATTTGGTTGCAAACTCATCACCCTTATTGTCTCATCAGTGCTTTAGAACAGAGTGGCCTTGGAGCAGAGTAGTTTAGATGACAGGTTCGGTAACGGTTACGGCACCTCTTAGGTCAATTTGTAGGGCTTTAACCAGGGGAGTAATGCCTTGCTCCACCCAAGCATTCGCGATCGCCGCTTCTACATTGGCCGCTTGTTGGCTGTTGGTCAGGGCGAGTAGGGTGGGGCCTGCGCCACTAATTACTAATCCATGGGCTCCAGCCGCGATCGCGGTATCTTGCACAGCAGCGTAGCCAGGAATGAGGGTTTGGCGATAGGGCTGATGGATACGGTCTTGGAGGGCAGCCCGTAGCCACTTGCCGTTCCCCGTTTCTAAGGCGCGAACTAGCAAACCCAGGTGGGCAGTGTTGAAGATGGCATCCGCGCGGCTGTATTCAGTGGGCAAGACACGGCGAGCTTCAGCCGTCGAAAGTTCAAAATTAGGAATTGCCACCACAGGCACAATATCGCTGTGCCAAGGAATATCACAG
This region of Trichocoleus desertorum NBK24 genomic DNA includes:
- a CDS encoding DUF3285 domain-containing protein yields the protein MNSDPLAVESLSVEPSVEAVTSPATDSTSDKMPSTPDTSPPPSYVKLAMRNMVRKRGKSIWHFTLTTVALLGVLVGLAYLTR
- the ybeY gene encoding rRNA maturation RNase YbeY; this encodes MQVEVTVQDCVYSSPDDESVEVESELLELPLAEAIAPGSLTIAPITLDKWETWFQDWLETLSQIEQEEQIPLDLDQAYELSLRLTDDTEIQTLNAQYRHIDKPTDVLAFAALEVDSPQIEELRSLPLYLGDIVISVETAQRQADQQGHDLSYELAWLAAHGLLHLLGWDHPDDDHLMQMLSQQEALLQVIGFATRTG